The window ACCAACCGGTGCCAATGCCCTCGGCGCCATTGACCAAAACCATTGGAATAATTGGCAAATACCACAAAGGCTCAATGCGTTGACCATCATCGGTCTGGTAGTCTAGCAATGGATCATCAAGTGGATGATAAATTAGACGAGTAAGCGGCGACATCAGTGTGAAAATATAACGAGCGCTGGCACAATCCTTGCCACCAGTCAAACGGGTACCGAACTGACCTCTGGGCTCAAGCAAATTAATGTTATTCGAGCCGACATAATTCTGGGCGAGATTCACAATGGTCATTTGCAGGGAAACTTCACCGTGATGATAGGCAGACATTTCGGCTACTGAGCCCGATAATTGAGCAACCTTAACCTCGCGTTTATCATTCCTTTTAAAGCAAGTGAACATCACTTTGCGCTGACCAGGCTTTAGGCCATCCACTAGACTGGGTATGGAGCGTTCGTTATCGGAATTCGAGAATAGAACCAATTCAAGATTGATGAAATCCGAGTAGGTGATATGCTTTGTGCCCTTCGTGTAGAGATATCGTTCGGGTAGATTTAGTTGTTTGCGTCGCTTCACCTCGTCCATGTGATTGGTGAGCCAGGTTTTACGAGAATCGACATGCTTCTTCGAGAATGCCATCACAATGTTATCATCATCCGCTTGGCCATCGTACTTGAACAGTATGCGATGGCGTTCCATATCTTGGAAATACTCCTTAGCTTCCTTAGAGGTTGAAGTACCCAAACCCTTATAGTACTTTATATGGTAGGTTGCATGATTCGGTGTATCCATCTTCCATTCTTCGAATTCTGGCAATGAATAGAATGAGAGTTCCTCATTCTTCTTGGTCGCCTTCACAATGGGTGTAATGAACTCTTCAAGGAAGGGCAGACGCAACAGTTCCGGCCAATTGGTGTGTATGAAATTGATTAGCAATCCCTTGATGTGAGAGCCATCCTGATCCTGATCTGTCATTATCATGACTTTGCCATAACGTAATGTTTTTAAATCATCCTCGgttaaatatttcttcttATACTGCAATCCAATAATCTTGCAGAGATTATTAATTTCAGCATTTTCTGTGAGCTGTTTGAAGTTCGCCTCTCGCACATTGAGAAGTTTACCGCGCAGCGGGAAAACTCCATAATAATTGCGACCAATTACACCCAAACCAGAGACAGCCAACGATTTGGCTGAGTCTCCCTCGGTAAGGATGAGAGTACATTGAATGGAATTTTTGCCACCAGCCTCGTTTGCGTCTTCCAGCTTGGGTATACCCTTAATTTTGCCAGATTTTCTGCCACCCGTTTTGGCTATATCATTTTGGGCCTTAAATTTAGCCCAAGCCAATACAGATTCAACTATGCCCGATTTCGATACATTGGCAATGAATTTCTCAGACAATGTACATTTGGAGCCAAAACTTTTCGCCTGCAAAGTCATGTTCTCCTTCGTCTGAGAATCAAATGTGGGATTCTCGATAAGACAATTGACAAAGATCCAGAGATGATTGCGCACTTGGAAGGGCTTGATGTTAATGCCACCTAGTGGTATGAGATGATAATCAATTAATTAGTTTTCGCTGTGATCTTATCATTATATTACATTTTACTTacctttatttttctttttgagaaCTTCAATTAACTGCTTGATTACACCATCGACCACATGATCAACATGCCGTCCACCCTTGTAGGTGGCAATCGAGTTGACAAACGAAACCTGCTGGAAGCCGCGATCCGAGGGGCAACAGGCCACCTCCCAACGTTCACCGCAGGCCTCGTAGACCACCTTAATTGGCTGACCCGAATCACTGTCCTGATTCTTAATATGCAAATCAATGTAATCCTTGAAATTTTTCACAGACAACTTATTGCCATTAAGGAACACGGAGACGCCTTTTGTTGAGGCAGCCACATCAAATGCACGACGCGACATTAGTGCCACAATATCCTCATCCAATTTTTCCATCTTGAATTTAGACAAATCTGGACTGAAGGTGATCCTGGTAAAATCAGTGCCATTAAAATCTTTAATCtgcaattaaataaaattgtaaaagtCTTTGCAAGTAATTTACAGCGTTTTATTTTTACTCACATTTGCCTCGGATGCTTTGCCCATGTTGTTGGCCCATGTTTGTTGAAAGGATTTCTTATACTGCTTGGTGGCTGTCTCCAAAGTGAAAGATGTGGAGAATATATTGCAGAGTTTCGCTCCATAACCATTACGTCCACCAGTTACTTTCTTCTCATCATCATTGTAATTTGAGGAGGTCAACAAATGACCAAAGATCATTGTCggtacatacattttttgctCCTTGTGCATAGTTACTGGTATACCCTGACCATTATTCCATATGGAGATGACATTCTTCTCGGCATCAATATCAATCTTAATCGCGTTCATTGACTTATCGCGCTGCTTATTATCGGCCGCATTTACAAGGATCTCATCGAATATTTTATAGAGTCCTGGCACAAAAGAGATCTCACGTTGCACCATACGATTGTTTTCGAAATCATAGACCCACATTAGCTCTTTGGTATACTCAACGGAGCCAATATACGAATCGGGACGTAGTAGAATATGCTCCAATTGGGTCTTCTTCTGATACATCTGCTCGATGGACATTCCACCAGATTTTCCGCTACCGTTTTCCATTCTGTCACTACTTTCGTTAAgctaaaaatatacaaattgcCAAATTTCGTTATTAATGGGTTTTGTTTGCTATCAAAACTGATGGAACTCTTCTTGATAATTCAATATCAACATAGGGTGTAATATTCGGAATATTGGACTGCATCCCACATGCTTGATGACCTTTCTTTGAGATTGGCTAGTCTTAGGGCCTAGTTATAGGTTATAGGCTACAGTGAAAACTCCCGTAGGCGGACCAGTCACGCTTTTCAATCATTTTGTCCGCATGCGGTAACgtattttgtataataatcATGCTCAATGGCTGTAAAATTTGTCCATCTACAAGATGATCCGCAAATAGATCTTTCACAGTACATTATCAACTTTTTGACACGCTCCAAGATGTCTGTGGGTATAACCATACTAATTAAGCCAAAGTATTTATAATTCTCAAGATTTTAATGAAGACAATTTCTGATGAAGATCAGAATATAAATTCGGAAgcgaaaatggaaaaaatattaagtaacgTTTAGGCCAATTGTTGATAGCTCTAGAACTTAATGATTTCATTAACCGttaatttaaaatctaattCTATTGAAATTAAACGCGGTTGTTAGTGCATGGAGCTAATATTAGACAATTTTCAAAACTCCATTACTATTACTTAATAATTTAGGCAATTTATCACGCTGATACCGAAATATAATATGAGATATAATATGAGACAATATAAATGAGATCATTAttctatataattttaataaatctATGATCAATCTCTGATGAGGAGTTTTCACTGTACTGGGTATTGtgtttaaaacattttctctACTCTTTCATAATGTTCTTGAACAGTCAGCAAACGCGCGCGCACACTCGTGGGGTCAGGGGTGAATGGGGGACTGCATCAACCGAAAAATATGTAGGGCTATGCAATAGAtgtcttttaaaattttgaagcGGCCTATGAacagacatacatatttatttatttatcgtTTTGACTGTACTACAGTTTTAGAGATTGTTGTAAATTTCGCTGTCGGCTTCGGCGCGCCGTCGTCTAAGACCGAAATGTGTATATGTAAGTCGGCGGCATCGGCAGCCAAACCGGCAATAACTTTGCagttaattacaaattaatattgagacaattatatgtatttagCACTATTGAAATCcacttttaatttatattttttcaaatacttcTGTCTTTTCTTCAACTTGGACAATTAAATTGCGCATATTTTATGTACCGGCAAACGCCATTTTTAATTTGCCAAGCAAAGCGACGggaaaaaagaagcaaaaacgAAGCAAGAAAAGAAATGTATAGAAAATGCCGCTGGTTATGTATACCAAAAATTGGTTAATTTCgtaatttgttgttattaatttcatCTGTTTTCTTACCTTAGAGATAAAATGTacagtttttttgttgtatagtTTTAGTTGCCGACGCAAAACTAAACGCGGCACAAGAAGCGCTGAAATTTTTTGCAAGTTGAAGACGCCGCACTGCAACAACTCGCTAAATACTTATACACGAGTTGAAATGCAAAAGCTAGCGTTTCAGTTGGCTTCTTGCTATTATTTTTTCTACTAGCCTAACtcttaagtaaaaaaaaaacacccacacttaatatattaatttttttctttaataaataCACTTTCAACTTACAACacaaaaaagcaaatacaATGCAATAGTGGTGGGAAGTCAGTCGATGGCACCTTCGATAGACAGATTTTTAACCGCTTTTATAGAGTGGTCCCATTATCGTTGAATTGTCATCTCCAACTGTTTTTACCCGACTCCCACTAATTTTCCCGGTATTTCGTTAATTAGAGTGACCAACTATTGCATTCTTATCTACATCAATTTACACATGCGCGCTCAAGTCTTTACggttaatttcaaaaagtgAGTAACAACTGCACATTTACACTAACTGATGCTGCAGTCAGTCAACATGGCTAATCAAACAGGTTTCCCCTTGTCAGAATCTGACCTTGGCCAACAACTTGTGACGTCAATTTTGTTGACTGCCTCAAGAATCAAGTTTCAcacaaattgcatttttacgATTCTGGAAGAAAAATGTATTCCAtatctatgtgtgtatgtaagtatatacacatacatttcCACTTAATTGGCTAATTAAGAACTGAGATAACTTTTGCCTAGGAATGCATTGGTCAATGGAGACACAAAGGCAGCTCAATGAACTTCCTAATTTCTTCTCTTTTCGCTTCGCTTTACGGAAACTTGCTTTTCTAGTTcgttttattaatatttcacTCTCGCTTGCCATTACATACCCTGAGAAGAGTATCTACACTTTTAATATTCATCAGGATCATGGAAGTTTTTCAGTTAATGAACTTTTTAACAATACTGACTAGATCAATtatttgtacatatatgtattttacaaattattttctaaacaaaacGTGATATTTGTcatttttttggattttggacTCCCTGAAAATCGTAAATTATAtagaatttttataatttcggCGAATAGAACAAAGAACATTCTTATCTTATAGGTAACAAATTTCGAGCATTTTTTAAGCATTAAAACACCATAAtgttattttaataacaatttgtaaaaaaaaaattaattatgcTTTCGTTTTAATGATAACCACAAATACTGAGAGTGTATTTAAAATGCAGCAtctttttttcagtttttttaaGATGATTATCAagtaaattgtaaattatcTCATTGTTTTTTTGCCAGACTGGTTTGACATAgtcgatatatgtatacatatgtatgtacatttgtgcATAATACTTACTTATATTTTTCTCCCATGTTGTCTTGTGTTCTAAGTCATAAAAAGTTCTGTTCTAGACGATCTTGAGTTCAGTTTTAACGCGATCTTTATGCGGCGCTGTGTGTTTGTTGCTGTGACGGAGTTTCATCCATTTCGCTTCatttatgatatttattttcgttttgagAGAGTTTTAAGTAAAAGTTGAATTCTCGAGAGTGTGATAAGCCGCAATTAAACAACGAAACCATTTCATAGATAAAAGGTGTGTATAAATTGGATTTAATTCATAATTCTATACTGAATCGATCGTAAAACAAACGTTACTTCTcatgaatatttatttttgaatcgtaaaaaaataattatttgaaGTTACACAACCCatctttaatttcaaaactatCTGTTTTAGACCAACACTTTCTCGCTTAACCAAGTTGCTAACAttcataaacaaaatatagaTTTTTTTAACCGAATATTCGCCACATAAATACTTTTAcgttttaaaacaaattgtttgtaAAGTTAATATTGTATGAAAGGACATTCTTGAGAAACATCTATTGAATAAGCCAAAAaagttatacattttatttaaaggaATCACACTGTCACACACAGTTTACAaacttaatataaattttgaacTCAATTTTATACAcgtaaatttttaaagaaatttagaAGAAATTCTAAAGAAATATTGAAtacatttgaaaaaattataacaaaaaatCCAAAAGTTTAAATGATTAAAATATTAGATGTTCTTCTattattacatacatatgtacatatgcatataaaacATAATCATACATATTAAATTATTCTGTTTTTTAAATCTTATAATGAATTTCCATATAATGTGGTTAACAAATTCATTTTTGTCTTAATGCAATAACATTTTCAATATGTTTTTTTCCCCTGATTATTAAATAACGGaaaaacttattttttggGGATTTTcccaaaaaacaataaaatatgaaaaaagcCTTATTATTACCAATGTAACTTATTGAAGAAGTCACGTTGGGCGAAAAAAAGAATGAAGTTActaattatattaaaattattctCAGTTTCctatcaaatatttataaaaatcaagAGTTTGatcttataaattaaaaataaagagCT is drawn from Drosophila willistoni isolate 14030-0811.24 chromosome 2R unlocalized genomic scaffold, UCI_dwil_1.1 Seg167, whole genome shotgun sequence and contains these coding sequences:
- the LOC6643983 gene encoding DNA topoisomerase 2, with protein sequence MENGSGKSGGMSIEQMYQKKTQLEHILLRPDSYIGSVEYTKELMWVYDFENNRMVQREISFVPGLYKIFDEILVNAADNKQRDKSMNAIKIDIDAEKNVISIWNNGQGIPVTMHKEQKMYVPTMIFGHLLTSSNYNDDEKKVTGGRNGYGAKLCNIFSTSFTLETATKQYKKSFQQTWANNMGKASEANIKDFNGTDFTRITFSPDLSKFKMEKLDEDIVALMSRRAFDVAASTKGVSVFLNGNKLSVKNFKDYIDLHIKNQDSDSGQPIKVVYEACGERWEVACCPSDRGFQQVSFVNSIATYKGGRHVDHVVDGVIKQLIEVLKKKNKGGINIKPFQVRNHLWIFVNCLIENPTFDSQTKENMTLQAKSFGSKCTLSEKFIANVSKSGIVESVLAWAKFKAQNDIAKTGGRKSGKIKGIPKLEDANEAGGKNSIQCTLILTEGDSAKSLAVSGLGVIGRNYYGVFPLRGKLLNVREANFKQLTENAEINNLCKIIGLQYKKKYLTEDDLKTLRYGKVMIMTDQDQDGSHIKGLLINFIHTNWPELLRLPFLEEFITPIVKATKKNEELSFYSLPEFEEWKMDTPNHATYHIKYYKGLGTSTSKEAKEYFQDMERHRILFKYDGQADDDNIVMAFSKKHVDSRKTWLTNHMDEVKRRKQLNLPERYLYTKGTKHITYSDFINLELVLFSNSDNERSIPSLVDGLKPGQRKVMFTCFKRNDKREVKVAQLSGSVAEMSAYHHGEVSLQMTIVNLAQNYVGSNNINLLEPRGQFGTRLTGGKDCASARYIFTLMSPLTRLIYHPLDDPLLDYQTDDGQRIEPLWYLPIIPMVLVNGAEGIGTGWSTKIANHNPREIIRNLRRMINSEDPLPMHPWYKNFRGRIEYVSDGRYVHTGNIQMLPGDRIEITELPLGVWTQTYKENVLEVLSNGTDKVKAVVSEYREYHTDTTVRFVVSFAPGEFNRLRSEEGGFYRVFKLTSSLSTNQMHAFDQSNCLRRFPSSIDILKEFYTLRVEYYCRRKDYLVGQLTAQADRLSDQARFILEKCEKTLVVENKQRKAMCEELAKRGYRPDPVKEWQRSIKLEDAEKDEEEDEGEEAGEAAASGSKKVKKEVDPEKAFKKLTDVKKFDYLLGMSMWMLTEEKKNELLKQRDSKLSELDNLMKKTPQLLWLDDLDALEDKLNEVEEKERLEEQGINLKTAKALKSQKGAAGSKGRKAKSAAGSGATGDVFPDPEGEHVEFKVTEEIIKKMQAAAKATLKEPKEPKVKKEAAPKGKPKSEEMDEFDALVEGGAKTSPKAGKKAAAVKKEPAEKKPRQKKENGDGMKQSKLDFTKGKRKNANSDDDEDMEVVDVAPRAERPGRRAASKKIDYSFLISDEEGEGGGAEKTASDEEASGPENTEEDTPVKVAGKRQRDDESSGGAKKKAPAKKKRVIVESDDDDDAVDLDDDDDDDSDY